In Fragaria vesca subsp. vesca linkage group LG1, FraVesHawaii_1.0, whole genome shotgun sequence, the sequence TTTGGAAACCGTTTAACCCATTACCTTTCAGTTCTAATAGTTAGCCGAAACTGTATCTGACGGTAATTGTACTAGGGTTTGGGGTACAGCAACACGTCACCCTGTATTTTACCTCTATATAAAAGCTCCTTTCACTCTTTTCATCCTCGTGCGCCGATTGCCCGATTCCTTACCCCTTTGCAAAACCCGAGCAGTCGGCGTTGATGTTCATATGAACGGTTCATTCCATTTGTTTATGCAAAGAGATGACTGTCGAAGAGGAAGAGGGTCAGGGAAAAGGGTCTCTCAGATTCGTTCTCGACGTTCAGTCTCTCTTTGTATAATCAAATGCATTGGATCTGTTTATGGTTTCGAATTGGTTTGAATCTGATCTTGCTTCCTATTTTGTTTTAATGGGTTTTTAGATTAGTGTTTTTGATGCTAGATCTAATATACTGTTGGTTCTTGACAACTTGTTTGTTTCCCCCTCTTGATTTGACTGTTCGGTAGGTGTTTCTGAACTACCAGTTTAGTTGCGCTGTGTGTTTTGAGTTTGGAGCATATCTCAATGGGTTAGTCTCTGTTATACATGTTTCTGTGTTGGTTTGATCTCTTGGGCATTCGTGTCTGTTATGATGCTGGGTTATGTATATATATTTGTTTGTGTTGAAATAGAATTTCTTATGGTATAGAAGACGCATTGTCTTTATGATCTGTGTGTTGGGTTAAACTTGATGATTTGTTGTTGATGATTGATATATGTTGTGATGATGAAGTTGTGATGTGGTGGGTTTAGAATTTTACTTGGTAGCTGTATGTGCGTGTCTATTTGTGGTAAAATATTGTTGAAGATGGAAGTGATGACTATTTCCCCAGATGATCGAAGCTGAAATAACTGAGCTATTACATCTCTGTTTCACAGGGATACCAAGCCAGGTGTTTCTGATCCATCTTCAACAATATCGGTAGATTAGTTTCCTGAACATGTGTATTTGGTGTTTTCATTGCTTGAATCTTTTTATGTATCCTGTGTATTGAATTAATTAATGTAAAGAATTACGGTAAGGATAGTACATGTTTGGAATTCTGAATCTCTATCAATATTTTAGAACAGAGTTGAGGATTACAGGTACCCTGTTTTTGGCTAACCCCTGTTGGTAGTGTTACTGAAGTGATGACCGTTTGTATTGAGACTGATGTTAGTCTCAAGCAATCAAGTGAACCAATACTTATGCTGCACCCCTTTAGTCTCTGGTCATAGCTATAAGATGAATGTGATAAAGGAGAATAATATAATTTGATGAATGTTGGTTAATTTGTGTATACTTTGAAGTTAAAAATAAAGCAACTTTAATGTTTTGTTTCATTGTTTGCCTACTTACCTATGCTTTACAAATTGTACCTCCTGTTATCATTTTGGATGATGCTTTCTGAAAATCTAAATTCTCAAGCTTTCTATCGGGATGATACTTTCTGAAAATCTGAATTCTAATTATATCAAGGCTCTAGACGAGTGTTGACACGTATATTGAGGCATACATATTTGATTTTGGATCTTAGAGGCATATACATATTTGATTTCGGATCTGCTCTGCAGGCTCTATGCTGTATTGAACAAAAGAGTCTTTGCTTTGCACTATACAATCATAACTGAGCTTAATACAGCCTTTGTATGTTATTAACCTCAGTCTGCAAGATATACAATAAATTTTCCCCTATCTCTTGGTGTCCCAGATATACACCATTAAGGAGGTAAGGATCGTACATATACAATTATCTTTCACCCTTAAAGATACCAGTATCTCACACCCATAAATCAGTAACAACCGACCAAGCTATTAAAGACATAAAGTCCTATAAATGTGCATGACAGTTTCACAAGCAAAACAGAGGAGATCGTGAACACTGAATAGGGTTGGTGTTTCAAGGTAAGTACTCGTGGTCTGAGCTTTTCGGTGCCAAGAAGGGAATGGAGGCAGAGCTAGAATGATTTAGTCGAGGCATTCATTTATAGGGTTCTTGTTTGAGTCGATAAACATGGAACTGTCATAAGGGTCTCAACATTTGGTTGAGTTTAGGCTCTCTATGACTGAGGCTGTCAAGTTTGCTCGAGTTAATATGGAGATGTACTAGTAGAATGTTATTTTCTACAGCATTTTAGCATTTTACCGTTGGTGGTTGTCCTTTCCCTTGGTTAAAAAGCTTTCACCAGAGAACGTAGGTTGTACAAACAGGTTTGTTGATCATCCTTGATAGACCGACTTTTCTGTTAATCTGTTATTCCCAATTGTCCGAATTTTGGTGCTTTAACTGCGTCCTTTATCTTTCTTGTGCATGCTTATGACAAGCAATGCCAATATCTTAAGTTTGTAACATGATATAGAGATAGACACGATCTTGGCGGTGAGGTTTGTACATATGCAATGTGTGGAAACAAAACCAGTACATCTTTCAGCCTACGCAATACACCCAAAAGTCCATAGCAACCCGACAGAAGCTATCAAAGATACGTGATACATTTACTATAAATTCAACTTATTTCTTCCCTAGCGGCTAATGTATATCACAATTCCATAGAGATATGCGGTGTGCAGGTAAGGATTTCTGGCCTGAGCTTCTGGGAGCCAAGGCAAGAGAGGCAAGAAGCAAAATTGAGAGCGAGAATGATTTAGTCAAGGTTGTCATCGTGAAAGAAGGAACATTTGTCACTCATGACTACCGGTGTGATAGAGTTCGAGTTTGGGTCGATAAACACGGCACCGTCACCAGGGTCCCTACACTATCTGTATATGTTTCTTCTTCTTTAGTTCTAATTCCAGTGAATCATGAATAATACCTATGTTTTGAAAGTTAAGTTAATTAGACTTCATTTCTAGCTTGTTAACTGTAGAGATTTTATCTTTCAGATCGTTTTAAGTACTGATGAATATAGTTGCACACAGCTTTCATTTGTTTCTCATGTTAACTGGTAATTCAGGCCAGCTATATATAGCCGCACTTGTTTGGTCAAGTTACTCTTGGAAGAAACCTGCTAGCTCTTTTAGTTAGATTCATACCATACAGTAGAAGTCTAGCTCAAACATTAACCAAACGTGGATGACACATCTTGTAGTAGTTGCTTCCTTTGCTGCGAGACCAAGTGAAGGGGTATATATACATGGCTTACCTGAGAGTGGCTAGCTGAGGCACATCTCCCTCGTTGGAGATTTTTAACGTACAATCAGATATAATCGCCACATCGAGTGCAAGTGATACTTCGTTTGCTTTCGCTCCGAGTTTTGTTCCTATAGGTTTCGAATGGAAAAGGTTTTGATGAATGATGAGGGCTCCTTGATCTGATCAAATGGAGTTGTCTAATTATACAATTATTGGCAAGTGGAAAATTACAGTAGCAAATTACCAATGTCTTTTAAACAATACCTATATATCATCTAGTACAATCAGATTTGTTGATAAGCTTCAATAAAACTGATCGACTTTTCTGTTATTCCTTATTGACAGGATATATATTGTTCTCCATTTTTTCATACCACGAACCTCCTAGCTATTCTTCATTTTGCTTCTACGTGGTTATGAGTCATGACAAAAGATTACCTAATCTCCAAAAGTAAACAGCCCCTACGCGCACGTCTTATCATCATAAGATCCGAATAGTCAATAATAACCAACCACAACTTGATCAACGATCCACTATAAGTATGAAGCTCTCGTTTCCTCATTTCCAAGGATCCAACCCACAGCAAACATATTACAAGAGATTCATCACAGAGAGTAAAACTCAGGATTTAAAGAACGCAAAGATGGCCGGACAATGCGTAGGTAATGTTCATGCATGACCTCCTTCCTTGGTTTTTGCAGTCATGAAGTAATTGTTGATCCTTGTGTGCTCATTTCTTTGAGTCCATGTATAAAATTATATGCAGGTAAGGAAGATTGGCCTGAACTGTTGGGAGCTGAAGGGACAGTTGCAAAGGAAACAATTGAGAGGGAAAACTCTACAGTTAAGGCAGAGATCGTGCTCGAAGGAACAATTGTCCCTGCAGATTTAGTGAGAGTGTGTGATAGGGTTCGTGTTTGGGTTGATACATGTGGCATTGTTACCAGGGTGCCTACCATTGGTTAATTCATCCATCGTCGTCACTTTCAAATATGTGAAGAAAATCATATGATATAATACTGAAATAATGAATTGTATTTCCGTGCAGTACGTAGTTCGTTTTCCTCTCAGTATATTCTCAATTAATCTATATAAATAAAGAACACTCTTGCCTTTTCTTCTCTCCTGTATATTCTATTTTCTGATAAACTACAGATCAACAGATGTGATTAATTAGGGTTTTCTTTCAGTACACCATACATAAGCATCTATGCTTCTTTCGTACAAAGCAGATAAACATTGTCAATTTATTTTAAAGAGTAAAGTGACCAAACATAGATTAATCTGGAGAACAAAACTAAAACGATCACTTCATGATACCAAACTTTACCTTGTTTAACGGACTACATGGTGCAATACAGCAACTAATTAACCACGCACATACAGAAGAAACTTCATATTTTGCAACGAACTATTGGTAGAGGTGATCGATTGACGTACGTACGTACCATTAGTTCTTCTCTCTTTTGCAAAATGAGTTTTGGCTTCGGACTTTCCTTGGTGTCAGTTAACTTCCCTAAACAAAATGACTCAGGATATAGTTCCTTTGCACAAGTAAGAAACAGATCGTTAAGATACAAGCACTATGTCTTCGATTATACAAGATTGTATGTAGTTCGCGATTTCTTGGCAAAGGAACGTCCAACAGGCACTTTGGATCAATTGTGCCACCATACCATTCACTGATTCTAGTTTGTTTCATTAGTTGTCCATACTTGGAAATGCTAAGCAGCAAAATTATATTGTTGTTAATTGGTTTCTTTTACATGTTGTTCATGTTTCAGTTTGCAGAAATTTTAAAGAACTCTCTTGAATTTTACTTGATGTGGAGAGAATTCCTTACTGTTAAGGCCGGCCTAATTGTCAACTAGAGGGTGTCCATGCAAACCATTACTAATTAAGACCAAGGTTCTAAAAGGCGCCATCTTGTCCCGCCTAGGCTATAGGCGAGCTAAGCCACCTGGATTTTCTCTAAAGTGTTCAAGTAAGGCGGTCAGCCGCCCAGGGACCGCCTAGGTGGTCAAGGCGCCGTCAAGGCAAAGCAAGCGCGTCCAAGGCGGTCTTGGGCTAGGCGCGACTAGGTGAAGTCGGCGCTTCTGAACAAAAAAAAGATCCAATAAAAACTAAAACTTGTGGACGCCCTTGAGCCTCGTCATGCTTTGATTCCCGAAGATGCCTCGGTGTTGTCCACCATCGGAGCCACGATTAACTTGGGTTGGATGAAGCAGAGGATGTTGTCGAGGTAGTCGGGAATGTTCGGTGGTTGAGTAGTGAGGCCATTTGAGATTTGGGTTTGAGGGTGAGGTTTTGCTAGAGGATTGAGAAGTTTGAATTCCATGAGAGGACGATTCTGGAAATGCTCCTCTACTGTGTATTGCAGAATTGAAGCAGAGGAGATCATTTACCAGATCTGGGTTTGTTTGATTTTTTTTCTTTTTTGAATTGAAGCAGACGAGATCATTTACCAGATCTGGGTTCGTTTGATTTTTTTTTTTCTTTTTCTGGGAATGAAGAGGCAAGAAAGGGGATAGATGTTTAGTCGAAAAAAGAATGAGATAGATGTGAAGAAGAATTGGTAAGAATGTTTTTGCTTACTTTCATTGATACAGTACAGCTATATATACAAGAATTAGGACCATTTTAGATCCTGAAGATTAGCAATCATATTAAGGATTTGCTGTCAATTTCTATCCTACAAATATGCATCAATTACATCTCTATGATTTTGCATATCCCCTTAGATAGAATGCGGCTATTGAGACTTCCAAATTTGCTCAGTATACCTCTCATGTTATTTATACCTCCTTTTTAATTTTAACTACAAACATTTGCTCATTAGACCTCATTTCAAATTTCTAAAATAACCTTAGGTATGTTATTCATATATATCTTGATAATTTACTCATTATACCTCTTATTTATTCTCTAGACCTCTCATTCTTTTTAATTTTTTTTTTCTTTTTGCATGCTGTCATCGAGACCTCTATTCCTTTATTTTTTTTTTTTCATTCAAACCACTTTCACGACCTCAATTCCTTGATATTTTTTTATTTCCCATAGAATGTCACCAAACCTCCATTATTTGATCAATTTGTAAGAAATTTTTTTCAATGACGTCAATTTTTCTCTTAAAAATCAAATAACACAAAGTATTGGGTTTCAAAAACTTATATTTATCAACCCAGTACCGTCTCTTCTTATAACTGAGAGGTCATGAGTTCGACTCACAGTCAGTGACGTAGCCAGAGTAGGACGAGGAGGTTCATATGACCCCTCTAAGTTTTTGACCAAACCATGATTGGTGGGTATAATTAGAGGTTGTGCATGCATATATTATATTTTGATGTAATTTTTGACCCTTGTAACTTAAGAGAAAAGAAAGTGTTTTAAAATGTTTGGCTCATTCACTATGAATATGTGGAGGGGACTCATTGATTATGTTTTTATTACATTTTTGTCATTGCCTGATTAATCGATGAATGTTCTTTGTTATATTTTCGTCTTCTAGTTTATATATGTTTTTCNNNNNNNNNNNNNNNNNNNNANATATATATATATATATATATATATATATATATATATATATAGTGAAAGAATATTTGATAACGAAACCGGCCATCAAAGAAAAAAAATATAACATATGAGGAATTGTCATGAACAGATTTAGTTGTTTAGAGAAACTTGTCATTTTTTCATATTGTAATGATTTATGTTCTTAAACTATCTAAAGCATAAACAAATTCATGCAAGTTTTTTTATTTAATGATATTTTTGTTTAATATGATCTTCGCTATTTATATATATTCTGACCCTTCTAGTTGGTTTTTCTGGCTACGCCACTGCTCACAGTAGACTCGTTGTAGCATATTAGTTGTTTATATGATAAAAAAAAAATTATATTTACCAACAAGAAAATATTCTATCATAAATTAGCTTTTTTATTTCTATTTTACTTGTGCTAAACAACGATTAAGGATAACAATTGTATACTATATATGTTTTTTTTTCCCTCTATATATTTTATGTACATCATGAAATTATTTCAATAGTTATTTAATTTTTCATTATCGATATCTTTTTGCATATATATTCTTTCACCTATCTACTATCAACATGTATGATAGTAGAAAATTTTATGTCACACGGTCGATATTTATCATAGTTTTAGCTTTAATTAAATATATAATATGTAATAAAATTTAGAAAATAGTAAATTAGAAATTAAAAATATACAAGGAAAATAAGAAAGAATACAATCAATTAATTATCAAATTGGAAAGTCTAGAGAGAATAAATATACTTCTTTTTGTATGATTATTGTTCTTAATAGTCATTACGTAAGAGGAAATAATTGTCATTCAATAACTCATAACAAAGGGAAGTCAAGTGAGCAAATTTGGAGGTCTCAATAGCCGCACTCCCTTAGATAAAACTGATTACTAAGAGATACAAATCAGTGATTATGCAGCAGAAATTTAGCACAAGATTATTGCTTATCACCCCCCCAACAAGCTAATGGTCCGTGGGCGAACAGGAAGCTTGTCAAGAAGGTACTGAAATCTGTTGGTGGATAGACCTTTGGTGAATATATCTGCCAGTTGATCTTGAGAACATATATAGCAAACTTGAATTTCCTTACGCACCACATTTTCTCTTATATAATGATAGCTAGTCAACCTCCACATGACATGTGCGGGTATGGAAGACTGGATTGGAAGCTAAAGAAATAGCACTGATGTTATCACACCATAATTTAGGAGGTTGAAGTGGAATTCGTAAGGCACGAAATAGGATGCGAAACCAAGAGAGATGAGCAGCTGTGTAGGCCAGTTGGCGATAATCTACCTCCGTGTTTGAGCGGGAAACACCTGCTTGCTTTAATTTTAGAGCTCCAGGAAATCAGATTTTTTCCTAAATAAATACATGTACATGCCACCAGTTGAAATTCTAGTGTTTGGATCCCCAGCATAATCAAAATCACTATAGCCAGTGATATGCAAAGAGCTTGGGGTGTAAAATAAGCCATAGGTAGGAGTGTGTTTTAGGTAACGGAGAATCCCAGCAACCCAATGGATAGTAGTTGGAGA encodes:
- the LOC101302008 gene encoding glu S.griseus protease inhibitor-like, giving the protein MKLSFPHFQGSNPQQTYYKRFITESKTQDLKNAKMAGQCVGKEDWPELLGAEGTVAKETIERENSTVKAEIVLEGTIVPADLVRVCDRVRVWVDTCGIVTRVPTIG